In Magnolia sinica isolate HGM2019 chromosome 12, MsV1, whole genome shotgun sequence, a single genomic region encodes these proteins:
- the LOC131220505 gene encoding DNA-directed RNA polymerase V subunit 1-like, which yields MSDLKPKTEISFAGTFASNAFAAYVAESIAVAFMFQSPPLLWAMLLKFPFGSAYSVDRPIKCFERAADRCHTDSLSSIVASCSWGKHVAVGTGTPFQIMWSKKEVSFLPFTIVV from the exons ATGTCTGATCTCAAGCCCAAGACCGAGATCTCGTTCGCGGGAACGTTCGCCAGCAATGCTTTCGCCGCCTATGTTGCAGAG AGTATTGCAGTGGCCTTCATGTTTCAGTCCCCTCCGCTTCTTTGGGCCATGCTTCTTAAGTTCCCGTTCGGAAGTGCATATTCAGTTGAT AGGCCAATTAAATGTTTTGAGAGAGCGGCTGATAGGTGTCACACGGATTCACTATCCAGTATAGTTGCATCATGTTCTTGGGGTAAACATGTCGCCGTTGGCACAGGAACACCTTTCCAaattatgtggagcaagaaagaagttagttttcttccctttaccattgttgtttga